The Acidobacteriota bacterium genome has a window encoding:
- a CDS encoding CinA family nicotinamide mononucleotide deamidase-related protein gives MPTAAFFAIGSEMTDPARGDSNGVLAAARLKEAGFDIGLVSRVEDRVEAIASALSGALETCDVVLASGGLGPTGDDLTREGAARALGVGIVEDGAWAEELTRRLASRGRALDAVNRRQALVVEGSEAIPNPRGLACGCCLRRGKAHLILLPGVPAEFREMLEGGVLPRLREAFPEQPEVRTVRAVLAGLPEASAEPVLSPWYGRRGVSVSILPHLGILRVTLTITSPPAESAADLEEEARRAFAAGWKGHLVSLDGTSLEAALGEALLRRGWTLAAAESCTGGLLAHKVVSVAGASRYFLGSVTAYDNEAKSSLLGVAPEILQRSGAVSEETARAMARGVRARFGAACAAATTGVAGPGGGSPEKPAGTVWVAVGTPEGEWAHRVHLPLDRLSVMEFSAHMALYHLWRRVRGAAAP, from the coding sequence ATGCCCACGGCCGCCTTCTTCGCCATCGGATCGGAGATGACGGATCCCGCTCGAGGGGATTCCAACGGGGTCCTCGCCGCCGCGCGCCTGAAAGAAGCGGGGTTTGACATCGGCCTCGTTTCGCGCGTGGAGGACCGGGTGGAAGCCATCGCCTCGGCCCTGAGCGGGGCCCTCGAGACCTGCGACGTGGTCCTCGCCTCTGGGGGCCTCGGACCCACCGGGGACGACCTCACGAGGGAGGGGGCCGCACGGGCCCTCGGCGTCGGAATCGTGGAGGACGGGGCCTGGGCGGAGGAACTCACCCGCCGGCTCGCCTCCCGCGGCCGGGCGCTGGACGCGGTGAACCGCCGCCAGGCCCTCGTCGTCGAGGGCTCCGAAGCGATCCCCAACCCCCGGGGGCTGGCCTGCGGATGTTGTCTGAGGCGCGGCAAGGCACACCTCATCCTGCTTCCCGGCGTGCCGGCCGAGTTTCGGGAGATGCTGGAAGGCGGCGTCCTTCCGAGACTGAGGGAGGCGTTCCCGGAGCAGCCCGAAGTGCGGACCGTACGGGCCGTCCTGGCGGGACTTCCCGAAGCGTCGGCGGAGCCGGTCCTGTCGCCTTGGTATGGCAGGCGCGGGGTCTCCGTGTCCATCCTCCCCCACCTGGGGATCCTCCGGGTCACGCTGACGATCACCTCCCCTCCCGCCGAATCGGCGGCGGACCTGGAGGAAGAGGCGCGGCGCGCCTTCGCCGCGGGGTGGAAGGGCCACCTCGTGAGCCTGGACGGGACCTCCCTGGAGGCGGCCCTCGGGGAAGCCCTGCTCCGACGCGGCTGGACCCTGGCGGCGGCCGAGTCCTGCACCGGGGGCCTCCTGGCCCACAAGGTCGTTTCCGTGGCCGGCGCCTCCCGGTACTTTCTCGGCTCGGTCACGGCCTACGACAACGAGGCCAAATCCTCGCTCCTGGGAGTGGCGCCGGAGATTCTTCAACGGTCTGGCGCCGTGAGCGAGGAAACAGCGCGCGCCATGGCGCGGGGGGTCCGGGCGCGCTTCGGCGCCGCCTGCGCGGCGGCGACCACCGGCGTGGCGGGCCCCGGCGGGGGGAGTCCGGAAAAGCCCGCCGGAACCGTCTGGGTCGCGGTGGGCACGCCCGAGGGGGAATGGGCGCACAGGGTCCACCTCCCCCTGGACCGGCTCTCGGTCATGGAGTTCTCGG
- a CDS encoding lysophospholipid acyltransferase family protein, with product MNLKQALKAAAYATAKGAFGTLLRPYFRVRVIGGENLPAQGGVLVAANHASFVDPLVLGAFLRRRLWFIMAEEQFRKPVVHLFSRLMDVIPVQAGAAFQLAPIKKALSLLKGGRVVAIFPEGRRSGTGKLLPGQPGLGLLAVRAQVPILPVAIAGTREAYPVGRTIPKPGRVTLYVGKPLTGLARLKPEELSERVMDALAELLESNGHGDYLEAAPAGG from the coding sequence ATGAACCTGAAGCAAGCCCTGAAAGCCGCCGCCTACGCCACCGCCAAGGGGGCCTTCGGCACCCTTCTCCGTCCCTACTTTCGGGTCCGGGTCATCGGCGGCGAGAATCTTCCGGCCCAGGGAGGCGTCCTCGTCGCCGCCAACCACGCCTCCTTCGTGGACCCCCTGGTCCTGGGAGCGTTTCTCAGACGGCGCCTCTGGTTCATCATGGCCGAGGAGCAGTTCCGCAAGCCCGTGGTCCACCTCTTCTCCCGGCTCATGGATGTGATCCCGGTGCAGGCCGGCGCGGCCTTTCAGCTGGCCCCCATCAAGAAGGCCCTTTCCCTCCTGAAGGGGGGGAGGGTCGTGGCCATCTTCCCCGAGGGCCGGCGATCGGGCACCGGGAAACTGCTCCCCGGACAGCCGGGCCTCGGCCTGCTCGCGGTCCGCGCCCAGGTCCCCATTCTCCCCGTGGCCATCGCGGGAACCCGGGAGGCCTATCCGGTGGGGCGGACGATCCCCAAACCCGGCCGGGTGACCCTCTACGTGGGCAAGCCCTTGACCGGGCTCGCCCGCCTCAAGCCCGAGGAGCTGTCGGAGCGTGTCATGGACGCCCTGGCGGAACTCCTCGAGTCCAACGGACACGGAGACTACCTGGAGGCCGCGCCGGCGGGCGGCTGA
- the asnB gene encoding asparagine synthase (glutamine-hydrolyzing), whose translation MCGICGEVAFGGGADPERVRAMARALGHRGPDGEGLWSSPDAALGHRRLAIIDLSDAASQPMASPDGRYRIVFNGEIYNFLDVRAELESLGERFSTRSDTEVLLRALTVWGLPGLAKINGMWGFALWDARERTLLLSRDRVGVKPLYWVRTPRGIAFASEIPPLLLHPAVGREIHPAALAEQVACRYVLAPRTLLKDVKKLPPGHILSISEGGVRLFPYWRLPLEPPEGTTPLREEEAVTRFGDCFEASVRRQLIADVPVGVLLSGGVDSSALAAAVRRCGQEKLSTFTVAFAGKGAYDERLWARAVATTLRADHHELVITPEAFAESLEGVLARLDDPVADSAVLPLYHVCALASRHVKVLLSGQGADEILGGYHLERVLKQIRAIVLLRGIPGARHAARAIARRDPKRAYLLRWEELRSASPGQIPGRIRYDLTLPLGEARVRSLLIDPPPPPYDRTLDAFYMEVPSHRGPLDAMLSVLVKGWLADNLLNHSDRMSMAHSLEMRVPFLDGPLVDFAFALPESMKVRGSVTKHVLKRYAVEAGVPRHVAYRRKKGFPVPWGAWVRGPLRERVRDILENSAWMRPHFRIEGIRAAFEEHQRGAEHDLLLWNLVVLAHWGERMGLK comes from the coding sequence GTGTGCGGCATCTGCGGAGAGGTGGCCTTCGGAGGCGGAGCGGACCCCGAGCGGGTCCGGGCCATGGCGCGCGCCCTGGGACACCGGGGCCCCGACGGCGAAGGGCTCTGGTCCTCCCCCGACGCGGCCCTGGGCCACCGGCGCCTGGCCATCATCGACCTCTCCGACGCCGCCTCCCAGCCCATGGCCAGCCCCGACGGCCGGTACCGCATCGTGTTCAACGGGGAGATTTACAACTTCCTGGACGTGCGGGCCGAACTGGAATCGCTCGGGGAGCGCTTTTCCACCCGGTCGGACACGGAAGTCCTCCTCCGGGCGCTCACCGTGTGGGGCCTTCCCGGCCTGGCCAAGATCAACGGCATGTGGGGCTTCGCCCTCTGGGACGCGCGGGAGCGCACCCTTCTCTTGAGCCGGGACCGCGTGGGCGTGAAACCCCTCTACTGGGTCCGGACGCCCCGGGGCATCGCCTTCGCCTCCGAGATCCCGCCCCTGCTCCTTCATCCGGCCGTGGGCCGCGAGATCCATCCGGCGGCCCTGGCCGAGCAGGTGGCCTGCCGGTACGTCCTCGCCCCGCGGACCCTTCTGAAGGACGTGAAGAAGCTCCCCCCCGGACACATCCTCTCCATCTCCGAGGGGGGCGTCCGCCTCTTCCCGTATTGGCGGCTTCCCCTGGAGCCCCCGGAAGGGACGACACCCCTCCGGGAGGAAGAGGCTGTCACCCGCTTCGGAGATTGCTTCGAGGCCTCGGTCCGGCGCCAGCTCATCGCCGACGTTCCCGTGGGGGTCCTGCTTTCCGGGGGGGTGGACTCCTCTGCCCTGGCCGCGGCCGTGAGGCGTTGCGGCCAGGAGAAGCTGTCTACGTTCACGGTGGCCTTCGCCGGCAAGGGCGCCTACGACGAGCGGCTGTGGGCCCGCGCCGTCGCCACCACCCTCCGCGCCGACCACCACGAACTCGTCATCACCCCCGAGGCCTTCGCCGAGAGCCTGGAGGGCGTGCTCGCGCGGCTGGACGATCCCGTGGCCGACTCCGCCGTCCTGCCGCTGTACCACGTGTGCGCCCTCGCCTCCCGCCACGTGAAGGTCCTCCTGTCGGGCCAGGGGGCCGACGAGATCCTCGGGGGATACCACCTGGAGCGGGTCCTCAAGCAGATCCGGGCCATCGTCCTGCTGAGGGGGATCCCCGGCGCCCGCCACGCGGCGCGGGCCATCGCCCGGCGCGACCCCAAGCGTGCGTATCTCCTTCGTTGGGAAGAACTGCGCAGCGCGTCCCCGGGGCAGATCCCCGGCCGCATCCGCTACGACCTCACCCTCCCCCTGGGGGAGGCGCGGGTGCGAAGCCTTCTGATCGATCCGCCCCCTCCGCCGTACGACCGGACCCTCGACGCCTTCTACATGGAGGTCCCGTCCCACCGGGGCCCTCTGGACGCCATGCTCTCGGTCCTCGTGAAGGGGTGGCTCGCCGACAACCTCCTCAACCATTCGGACCGCATGTCCATGGCCCACTCCCTGGAGATGCGCGTCCCGTTCCTGGACGGGCCCCTGGTGGATTTCGCCTTCGCCCTCCCCGAATCCATGAAAGTCCGCGGCTCGGTCACCAAGCACGTCCTCAAGCGCTACGCCGTGGAGGCGGGGGTGCCCCGTCACGTGGCCTACCGGCGGAAGAAGGGCTTTCCCGTCCCCTGGGGAGCCTGGGTGCGAGGCCCCCTGCGCGAACGCGTGCGGGACATCCTGGAGAACTCGGCCTGGATGCGGCCCCACTTTCGCATCGAGGGGATCCGCGCCGCCTTCGAGGAGCACCAGCGAGGCGCGGAGCACGATCTCCTGCTCTGGAACCTCGTGGTCCTCGCCCACTGGGGCGAGCGCATGGGCCTGAAATAG